The Aeoliella mucimassa genome includes the window GTCTGCATCCTGCCCGACGCCAAATCGAAGACCTACTACATGATTGGGTCGCGCGGGCCGCGGATCTGGCAATACACGAGCACCGATTTGCGGACGTGGGAAGGCCCTCAGATGATCTACGAAGTGCCCGAGCGGGCGTGGGGCGACGTGGATGTCCGTGGTATCTGGGCGCCGGAGCTGCACGCCTATCGCGGCAGTTACTACCTATTCTTGACCTACGACACCCGCACGCTGCTCCCTGAGCAATGGCGTAACTGGCGGCCGCGGGTGATTCGTGGTTCGACCGTGCTGAAATCGGACTCGCCCAGCGGACCATTCACGGCGCTAGCGCCTCGTTCGACTCCGCCGACCGATATGATGACGCTCGATGGCACACTGCTGGTGGAAGATGGCAAGCCAGCGATGGTGTTTTGCCATGAATGGGTGCAGATCACGGTCGGCACGATCGAGTACGTGCCGCTGACCGATGATTTGTCGCGGGCAACTGGTGAGCCAGTGCGGTTGTTCTCAGCCGACCAGGCCCCCTGGCCCCGGCGTGGGAGCGAGGGAGGGTACGTGACCGATGGCCCGTCGTTCCACCGCTCGAAGTCGGGCAAGTTGTTCATGATCTGGTCGAGTTTCGCTGGGGGTGGGTATACCACTGGGCTGTCGATTTCCGACTCCGGCAAGCTGGCCGGCCCTTGGCGACATCAGGCCGAGCCTCTCTACACCAAAGATGGCGGCCACGGGTTCTTGTTCACCACGTTCGACGACCAGTTGATGATGGTGCTGCACAGCCCCAACGGCCCCGCCAGCGAAACCCGCCCTCGGATGTTTCGCATGATCGACACCGGTGAGACACTTAAGTTGGGCGACGAGTTTCTGGCCGCGGAGTAAGGCCGCAGGATCCAGGCAAACTCCCCCCTCAAGCTATTAGGCGGCGGAAAAGAAAACCCCGCTCAGGCGGGGTTATTCGTTCGATGGAGCGGAGGGCATGGGACTCGAACCCACAACCGGTTTCCCGGCACCTGAATTCCAATCAGGCCGCTAGCCATTCGCTTACCCTCCAAAACCTACCGAGAATCGCGGGTAGTGGGCCCTGTTCGGGGGGCCGTGCCTGTGCGGTCTCGTTCGGCGTAAGCCTTTATCATAGCTTGAGTTGGGGAAGATTCAACGGGCGCACCGCGTCGGTTGGTGGGCTCTGGGGGCCCAATTTCAAGCGAAAATGGCCGATACCGGACAACCCCACCTCCCTGAGTATCGGAAGGTGGGGCTGCGGGTGATTACTTCAACCAGAAACTGAAGTACAGATACATACCGCCGACGCATAGCAAAATCATGCCAACCAGCAGTTTGTTACCCCAGTCCCAGCTGTTGGCGATTTCGTCCTCGGCCAGATGGTGGATCGATCCGTAGGTCAGCCCGCGGGTCTTCTCTTCCGTCGGCGGTGGAGTGAGCAGCGACACGCCGATCATCACGATAACGCTGATTAACATCAGCACGCCGGTAGCGTACAGGAAGTTGAAGTCGCCGATCGCGGCCAGGATCTGAGGATCGGACCATTTATCGTCCGCGGCCCCGAAGAGGGCTTGGACCGTGAGTTTGATCATGCCGAGCACAAAGCCGACGGCCAGTGCCCACGTCGCACCTGCGGCGTTCATGCGAGGCCAGAAGAGTCCTAGCAAGAATACAGCCGTGATCGGCGGAGCGAGGTAGCCCTGCACGCTTTGCAGATATTGATAGAGACCACCGTCGGCGATCTGAGCCATCACGGGAATCCAGATGATGCCGGCACCCACCACCACCGCAGTAGCGACCCGCCCGACCGTGAGCAGATGCTGCTCCGACTGCCCGGGATTCATCTTCTCGTAGACGTCGACCGTAAACAGGGCGGCACTCGAGTTAAAGAGCGACGCCAGCGAACTCATCAAGGCCGACAGCAGGCAGGCGACGATCAAACCGCGGATGCCTTTAGGCAGCAGTTGCGACACGAGCGTCGGAAACACCTGGTCGCCATCGATCGTGAACGCGAGTTGACCTTCGCTGTTCTTGTCGAGCTTACGAGGAATGTAGAACCCGGTCTCACCACTCTCCATGGCTTCCAGATTCAAGTCTCGCAGCCGAAGGTTTGCGTCGGCAACGGCCTTCGATTTCTCCTCTTTGGTGATCGACGATTCATATTGGGCTGCGAGTACCGGATCGTCAGCACCTTGGTTAAATCGTTCGTCGAGCGACCAGCCAATCATGCCTGGGATCAGGAAAATGAGCACCGGCCAGACCTTGAGCAAACCGCCGAACAGCGCACCGCGGCGAGCGGTCGCCAGGTCCTTGGCAGCGAGCGTACGCTGCACGATGTACTGGTCGGTACACCAGTACCAGATGCCGATAATTGGCGAGGCAATCAGCACGCCGAGCCAGGGGAACTCGGGGTCAGACAAAGGACGCCATAGCGCGAACTGGTCGGCGTTTTCTTTGCTGATGGAGATCAATTCGCCCCAACCAGCGGCAACCCCCTGGCCCATGCCGAGTTTATCAAGGCCGATGTACGTAATGACGAACGAACCAAACAGAATGATCACCGCCTGCGGCGTGGCCGTCGCCATAATGGCTCGCATACCGCCGAACACCGTGTAGAGACCGGTGATGATCACCGTGGAAAACGCACCAATCCAAAACGCGTCGAGATAGATGCCTCCGATCGTCATGTTGACTTCGGGAAGCAGGGCTTTAAACACGATCGCCCCAGCGTAGACCGTGACGCTCACCTTGGTGAACACGTAGGCCACCAAAGAGACGATGGAGAGCAGCCAGCGGGTGCGAGAGTTGAAGCGTTTCTCGAGGAACTCAGGAATCGTTTGCACGCCCGACTTATAGTAGAACGGCACAAACAACCCGGCGAGCATG containing:
- a CDS encoding glycoside hydrolase family 43 protein, with the protein product MLVLSRLLLLALVLCIGDMAFAQDTPSPQRPRRFEPPAGPLSLADVRLRDVCILPDAKSKTYYMIGSRGPRIWQYTSTDLRTWEGPQMIYEVPERAWGDVDVRGIWAPELHAYRGSYYLFLTYDTRTLLPEQWRNWRPRVIRGSTVLKSDSPSGPFTALAPRSTPPTDMMTLDGTLLVEDGKPAMVFCHEWVQITVGTIEYVPLTDDLSRATGEPVRLFSADQAPWPRRGSEGGYVTDGPSFHRSKSGKLFMIWSSFAGGGYTTGLSISDSGKLAGPWRHQAEPLYTKDGGHGFLFTTFDDQLMMVLHSPNGPASETRPRMFRMIDTGETLKLGDEFLAAE
- a CDS encoding sodium:solute symporter, whose translation is MLQLDSLNWLTLAAMEPLDWGVICVYFGIIGFVAWWYGRNQKDTDDFFLAGRNAGWIVIGASIFTSNIGSEHIVGLAGQGASTGMAMAHWELHAWVLIMLAGLFVPFYYKSGVQTIPEFLEKRFNSRTRWLLSIVSLVAYVFTKVSVTVYAGAIVFKALLPEVNMTIGGIYLDAFWIGAFSTVIITGLYTVFGGMRAIMATATPQAVIILFGSFVITYIGLDKLGMGQGVAAGWGELISISKENADQFALWRPLSDPEFPWLGVLIASPIIGIWYWCTDQYIVQRTLAAKDLATARRGALFGGLLKVWPVLIFLIPGMIGWSLDERFNQGADDPVLAAQYESSITKEEKSKAVADANLRLRDLNLEAMESGETGFYIPRKLDKNSEGQLAFTIDGDQVFPTLVSQLLPKGIRGLIVACLLSALMSSLASLFNSSAALFTVDVYEKMNPGQSEQHLLTVGRVATAVVVGAGIIWIPVMAQIADGGLYQYLQSVQGYLAPPITAVFLLGLFWPRMNAAGATWALAVGFVLGMIKLTVQALFGAADDKWSDPQILAAIGDFNFLYATGVLMLISVIVMIGVSLLTPPPTEEKTRGLTYGSIHHLAEDEIANSWDWGNKLLVGMILLCVGGMYLYFSFWLK